The region GACGTAATCGATAACCTTGACCACGTAAGGTTTCAATTAATTTATATTGATTATCAGGATCGAGTTTTTTACGTAGTCGGCGAATAAAGACTTCAATTACATTTGAATCTAAGTCGAAATCTTGATCATAAATATGTTCAATTAAAGTCGGTTTAGAGATGACTTCACCCTGATGCATCATAAAATATTCGAACAATTTGAATTCTGAGCTGCTTAAAATAACCGATTGCTCTAAATGTGATAGTGCCAGCGTTCGAGTGTTGAGACTAAACGGACCATTGGTGATGACAGGGCTTGCTTGCCCAGCAGAGCGACGTATTAACGCATTAAGGCGAGCGACTAATTCTTCTGGCTGAAAAGGTTTTGTCAGGTAATCATCAGCACCTGAATCTAGCCCTAGCACTTTGTCTTGCCAACCATCTCGGGCTGTTAATATTAAAATGGGGTAATCAATTTGCTTATCGCGTAGTTGAGTGATTAAACTCAGCCCATCAATCTTAGGTAAACCCACATCAATAATGGCAGCATCATATTGATGCTCCATCGCTTGAAATAAGCCATCTTCACCATCAGATGAAATATCCACGCTGTAATTTGCAGCTTGTAAATGTTCACTTAGATTACGTTGTAATCCTAAATCGTCTTCAACCAATAGTATTCTCATGCCTAGCCTCTTATATCTCGCTGATAAAAGT is a window of Shewanella donghaensis DNA encoding:
- a CDS encoding response regulator transcription factor, which codes for MRILLVEDDLGLQRNLSEHLQAANYSVDISSDGEDGLFQAMEHQYDAAIIDVGLPKIDGLSLITQLRDKQIDYPILILTARDGWQDKVLGLDSGADDYLTKPFQPEELVARLNALIRRSAGQASPVITNGPFSLNTRTLALSHLEQSVILSSSEFKLFEYFMMHQGEVISKPTLIEHIYDQDFDLDSNVIEVFIRRLRKKLDPDNQYKLIETLRGQGYRLRLLDN